A section of the Oncorhynchus nerka isolate Pitt River linkage group LG3, Oner_Uvic_2.0, whole genome shotgun sequence genome encodes:
- the LOC115102886 gene encoding hemojuvelin-like yields MGTLALCSHYSQLSWKRSVIVAMLLFHLCCLQVWASCRILRCNSDFVAVTLDLGGSGGGGGGGSREGNAGYCSALRSYAMCTRRMARACRGDLAYHSAVQGIEDLLIQHSCPRTGPTAQPRPLPQAPISGDACIYEKGYLQREGRTPDYLHCGVFGDPHVRTFRDEFQTCTVQGAWPLIDNEYLYVQATSAPMRGGVYATALITITIIFKNWRQCIEQQIYQAELDNVPAAFVDGSVTSGERQGQHSLSVHSDLPGHQAEIRAAHIGTTLVVRQSGRSLGLSVRSPSAIAEAFTPEQDLQLCVYGCPPSQRLETLPSPSSSSSLSSSSSSQPSAAAHFHCAALLPDRDIYYQACLFDLLATGDLNSSTAAVAALQDARGMISDPNKVHLLLVGNADGSSPCLPLILAVAVLSEHLLALWTWQCL; encoded by the exons ATGGGGACACTGGCCCTTTGCAGCCACTACTCACAGCTGTCATGGAAACGCAGCGTCATAGTGGCAATGCTACTGTTTCACCTGTGCTGCCTGCAAG TATGGGCATCCTGTCGCATCCTGAGGTGCAACTCTGACTTTGTAGCTGTCACCCTGGACCTTGGGGGCagcggagggggtggaggaggaggcagcAGAGAGGGCAATGCGGGCTACTGCAGCGCCCTCCGCTCCTATGCCATGTGTACCCGCCGCATGGCCCGTGCCTGCCGGGGCGACCTGGCCTACCACTCGGCCGTGCAGGGCATCGAGGACCTCCTCATCCAGCACAGCTGCCCCAGGACAGGCCCCACCGCTCAGCCCCGGCCCCTGCCACAGGCCCCCATCTCTGGGGACGCCTGTATCTATGAGAAGGGCTACCTCCAGCGTGAGGGCCGGACCCCTGACTATCTCCACTGTGGAGTGTTCGGGGATCCCCATGTTCGCACCTTCCGTGATGAGTTCCAAACGTGCACTGTACAAGGGGCCTGGCCACTGATAGATAATGAGTATCTATACGTTCAGGCAACTAGCGCCCccatgagaggaggggtgtatgCCACGGCTCTCATCACG ATTACCATCATCTTTAAGAACTGGCGCCAGTGTATCGAGCAGCAGATCTACCAGGCGGAGCTGGACAACGTTCCCGCAGCCTTCGTGGACGGCTCAGTGACCAGCGGGGAGAGGCAGGGCCAGCACAGCCTGAGCGTCCACTCTGATCTGCCTGGGCACCAGGCTGAGATCCGTGCTGCCCACATCGGCACCACCCTGGTGGTGCGTCAGAGTGGGCGGTCCCTGGGCCTGTCAGTACGCTCGCCAAGTGCCATTGCTGAAGCATTCACCCCCGAGCAGGACCTGCAGCTGTGTGTATATGGCTGCCCACCTTCACAGCGCCTAGAGACGCTACCCagcccctcttcttcctcctccctttcttcctcttcctccagcCAGCCCTCTGCTGCAGCCCATTTCCACTGTGCAGCCCTCCTCCCTGATAGGGACATCTACTACCAGGCCTGCCTGTTTGACCTGCTGGCCACAGGGGACCTCAACTCCAGCACGGCGGCCGTGGCGGCCCTACAAGACGCCCGGGGAATGATCTCAGACCCCAATAAGGTGCATCTGCTACTGGTGGGCAATGCCGATGGTAGTAGTCCATGTCTGCCTCTGATCCTGGCTGTGGCTGTCCTATCAGAGCATCTGTTGGCTCTGTGGACTTGGCAGTGTTTATGA